Proteins co-encoded in one Aquincola tertiaricarbonis genomic window:
- a CDS encoding indolepyruvate ferredoxin oxidoreductase family protein, with amino-acid sequence MATQSPEHNPITRPDYQLSHSLWAGSGQIFLTGTQALVRLMLMQRARDEAAGLNTQGFISGYRGSPLGMLDQAIWKAGKRFTDCGLRFLPAINEELGATAVLGTQRVESDAERTVDGVFAMWYGKGPGVDRAGDALKHGNAYGSSPHGGVLVVAGDDHGCVSSSMPHQSDHAMMGWSMPVVSPANVAEYLEFGLYGYALSRYSGAWVGLTALSEVVESGSTVDLDLIAARTAAWVSADAVRAATGHQAPADGLHYRWPDLPSLRIESRLADKLDAVRAFSAVNSIDRHVIESPHAKVGIVTCGKAHFDLMEVLRRLEITPALLAEAGVRLYKVGLSFPLETTRMQAFAQGLQEVLVIEEKGAVVETQMRDLFYNQPVRPAIVGKLDVQGRPLVSALGELRPSRLIQLVDQWLVRHFPDHPAMDKRHLVRDFMPPALLANDADSVKRLPYFCAGCPHNTSTVVPEGSTARAGIGCHFMANWMDRDTAGLIQMGGEGVDWVSHSMFTKVPHVFQNLGDGTYYHSGYLAIRQAVAAKATLTYKILFNDAVAMTGGQPVDGVISVDAIARQVESEGVKQVVVLSDDIGKYAAVKGRFPAGTEFHDRSQLDAVQRRLREVPGVTVLIYEQTCAAEKRRRRKKGEMVDPARRLFINERVCEGCGDCSVQSNCVAVLPHETPLGRKRRIDQSSCNKDYSCAKGFCPSFVGVLGGQPRKKTGALAGAGAERFLQQVAQLPQPAPHSWTGPYDLLVTGVGGTGVVTVGAVIAMAAHLEGKSASVLDFMGFAQKGGSVLSFVRLADTPERLNQVRIDTQQADAVLACDIVVAASPEALQTVRHGRTRVLVNTHEIPVAESLKNPDASLKTDLLLAKLEFAAGVQQVETFEAQALAEAFLGDSIVSNILAMGYAWQRGLIPVSLAALQRAIELNGVAVEANQLAFSLGRMAAADEGALQALLQAPVDATPAEPETLDALLARGVAHLTAYQNAAYARRFEARVRQLREREAALCGDASLPFTRAAAASLLKLMAYKDEYEVARLYTDGAFRQQLQQQFDGELKLEFYMAPPLLSRPKNGATPRKLRFGSWLMPMLGVLAKARALRGGPLDVFGYTEERRMERDLISAFESRLDELLPLLSAQTLPVATQIAALPQKMRGYGHVKIANVALARAREAELLHRLDGTRWPKPAGTAQAGQFRGIPVVSG; translated from the coding sequence ATGGCCACCCAGAGCCCCGAGCACAACCCCATCACCCGCCCCGACTACCAGCTGAGCCACAGCCTGTGGGCCGGCAGCGGGCAGATCTTCCTCACCGGCACGCAGGCCCTGGTGCGCCTGATGCTGATGCAGCGCGCCCGCGACGAGGCCGCGGGCCTGAACACGCAAGGTTTCATCAGCGGCTACCGCGGCTCGCCGCTGGGCATGCTCGATCAAGCCATCTGGAAGGCCGGCAAGCGCTTCACCGACTGCGGGCTGCGCTTCCTGCCCGCCATCAACGAGGAGCTGGGCGCCACCGCGGTGCTGGGCACGCAGCGGGTGGAGTCGGATGCCGAGCGCACCGTCGATGGCGTGTTTGCCATGTGGTACGGCAAGGGCCCGGGCGTCGACCGCGCGGGTGATGCGCTCAAGCACGGCAATGCCTACGGCTCCTCGCCGCATGGCGGCGTGCTGGTGGTGGCGGGCGACGACCATGGCTGCGTCAGCTCGTCGATGCCGCACCAGAGCGACCACGCGATGATGGGCTGGAGCATGCCCGTCGTCTCGCCGGCCAACGTGGCCGAGTACCTGGAGTTCGGCCTCTACGGCTATGCCTTGTCGCGCTACAGCGGCGCCTGGGTGGGGCTCACGGCGCTGTCGGAGGTGGTGGAAAGCGGCTCCACGGTGGACCTCGACCTGATCGCCGCGCGCACCGCGGCCTGGGTGAGTGCCGATGCCGTGCGCGCCGCCACCGGCCACCAGGCGCCGGCCGACGGGCTGCACTACCGCTGGCCCGACCTGCCTTCGCTGCGCATCGAATCGCGCCTGGCCGACAAGCTGGACGCGGTGCGGGCGTTCTCGGCCGTCAACAGCATCGACCGCCATGTCATCGAGTCGCCGCATGCCAAGGTGGGCATCGTCACCTGCGGCAAGGCCCACTTCGACCTGATGGAGGTGCTGCGCCGGCTGGAGATCACGCCCGCGCTGCTGGCCGAAGCCGGTGTTCGCCTGTACAAGGTGGGCCTGAGTTTTCCGCTGGAAACCACGCGCATGCAGGCCTTTGCGCAAGGGCTGCAGGAGGTGCTGGTCATCGAGGAAAAGGGCGCCGTGGTGGAGACGCAGATGCGCGATCTCTTCTACAACCAGCCGGTGCGCCCGGCCATCGTGGGCAAGCTCGATGTGCAGGGCCGGCCGCTGGTGTCGGCGCTGGGCGAACTGCGGCCCTCGCGGCTCATCCAGCTGGTGGACCAGTGGCTGGTGCGGCATTTCCCTGACCATCCGGCGATGGACAAGCGCCACCTGGTGCGCGATTTCATGCCGCCCGCGCTGCTGGCCAACGACGCCGACAGCGTCAAGCGCCTGCCGTACTTCTGCGCCGGCTGCCCGCACAACACCTCCACCGTGGTGCCCGAAGGCTCCACCGCCCGCGCGGGCATCGGCTGCCACTTCATGGCCAACTGGATGGACCGCGACACCGCGGGCCTGATCCAGATGGGCGGCGAGGGCGTGGACTGGGTCTCGCACTCGATGTTCACCAAGGTGCCGCATGTGTTCCAGAACCTGGGCGACGGCACCTACTACCACTCGGGATACCTCGCCATCCGCCAGGCGGTGGCGGCCAAGGCCACGCTGACCTACAAGATCCTGTTCAACGACGCGGTGGCCATGACCGGCGGCCAGCCGGTGGACGGCGTGATCAGCGTCGATGCCATCGCCCGCCAGGTGGAAAGCGAAGGCGTCAAGCAGGTGGTGGTGCTATCCGACGACATCGGCAAATACGCGGCGGTGAAGGGCCGCTTCCCGGCCGGCACCGAGTTCCACGACCGCAGCCAGCTGGACGCGGTGCAGCGCCGCCTGCGCGAGGTGCCAGGCGTCACCGTGCTGATCTATGAGCAGACCTGCGCCGCCGAGAAGCGCCGCCGCCGCAAGAAGGGCGAGATGGTGGACCCGGCGCGCCGGCTCTTCATCAACGAGCGGGTGTGCGAAGGCTGCGGCGATTGCTCGGTGCAGAGCAACTGCGTGGCGGTGCTGCCGCATGAAACGCCGCTGGGCCGCAAGCGCCGCATCGACCAGAGCAGCTGCAACAAGGACTATTCGTGCGCCAAGGGCTTCTGCCCCAGCTTCGTGGGCGTGCTGGGGGGCCAGCCGCGCAAGAAGACCGGTGCGCTGGCCGGCGCGGGGGCCGAGCGCTTCCTGCAGCAGGTGGCGCAGCTGCCGCAACCCGCGCCGCACTCGTGGACCGGGCCCTACGACCTGCTGGTGACCGGCGTGGGCGGCACCGGCGTGGTGACCGTGGGTGCGGTGATCGCGATGGCCGCGCACCTGGAAGGCAAGAGCGCCAGCGTGCTCGACTTCATGGGCTTTGCGCAAAAGGGCGGCTCGGTGCTGAGCTTCGTGCGCCTGGCCGACACGCCCGAGCGGCTGAACCAGGTGCGCATCGACACCCAGCAGGCCGACGCGGTGCTGGCCTGCGACATCGTGGTGGCCGCTTCGCCCGAGGCGCTGCAAACGGTGCGCCACGGCCGCACGCGGGTGCTGGTCAACACCCATGAAATTCCGGTGGCCGAATCGCTGAAGAACCCCGACGCCAGCCTGAAGACCGACCTGCTGCTGGCCAAGCTGGAATTCGCGGCTGGCGTGCAGCAGGTGGAGACCTTCGAGGCGCAGGCCCTGGCCGAGGCTTTCCTGGGCGACTCCATCGTCAGCAACATCCTGGCGATGGGTTATGCCTGGCAGCGCGGTCTCATCCCGGTAAGCCTGGCCGCGCTGCAGCGCGCGATCGAATTGAATGGTGTGGCCGTAGAGGCCAACCAGCTGGCGTTTTCGCTGGGCCGCATGGCCGCGGCCGACGAGGGCGCCTTGCAGGCACTGCTGCAGGCGCCGGTGGACGCCACGCCGGCCGAGCCCGAGACGCTGGACGCGCTGCTGGCGCGCGGCGTGGCCCACCTCACCGCGTACCAGAACGCGGCCTATGCCCGCCGCTTCGAGGCGCGGGTGCGGCAGCTGCGTGAACGTGAAGCGGCGCTGTGCGGCGATGCCTCGCTGCCCTTCACCCGCGCGGCGGCGGCCAGCCTGCTCAAGCTGATGGCCTACAAGGACGAGTACGAGGTGGCGCGGCTGTACACCGACGGCGCCTTCCGCCAGCAGCTGCAGCAGCAGTTCGATGGTGAGCTGAAGCTGGAGTTCTACATGGCGCCGCCGCTGCTGAGCCGTCCCAAGAACGGGGCCACGCCGCGCAAGCTGCGCTTTGGCAGCTGGCTGATGCCGATGCTGGGTGTGCTGGCCAAGGCGCGTGCGCTGCGTGGCGGGCCGCTGGACGTGTTCGGCTACACCGAGGAGCGGCGCATGGAGCGTGACCTGATCAGCGCCTTCGAATCACGCCTGGACGAGTTGCTGCCGCTGCTGAGTGCGCAGACGCTGCCGGTGGCCACGCAGATCGCCGCGCTGCCGCAGAAGATGCGCGGCTATGGCCACGTGAAGATCGCCAACGTGGCGCTCGCCCGGGCGCGTGAAGCCGAACTGCTGCACCGGCTGGACGGCACCCGCTGGCCCAAGCCGGCGGGCACCGCCCAGGCCGGGCAGTTCCGCGGCATTCCGGTGGTGTCCGGCTGA
- a CDS encoding Lrp/AsnC family transcriptional regulator, translated as MPEQISLDAYSLRILAELQRDSRQTVQQLADAVGLSSSPCWKRVKDMEAAGVIRGYTALVDAEKVGLGLRVVVEANLEKHSEDLVRRFEAAVAASPHIVQCHSTTGQADYVMTVLAPDIKRYEQLLHDTIFRLPGVTHVRSSIVLREIKAEVALPVEPAGQAKPSARPRRAKR; from the coding sequence ATGCCCGAGCAAATTTCACTGGACGCCTACAGCCTGCGCATCCTGGCCGAGCTGCAGCGCGATTCACGCCAGACGGTGCAGCAGCTGGCCGACGCGGTGGGGCTGTCGTCCAGCCCCTGCTGGAAGCGCGTGAAGGACATGGAAGCGGCCGGCGTGATCCGCGGCTACACCGCGCTGGTGGACGCCGAGAAGGTGGGCCTGGGCCTGCGCGTGGTGGTGGAAGCCAACCTGGAAAAGCACAGCGAAGACCTGGTGCGCCGCTTCGAGGCGGCGGTGGCCGCCAGCCCGCACATCGTGCAGTGCCACAGCACCACCGGCCAGGCCGACTACGTGATGACGGTGCTGGCCCCCGACATCAAGCGCTACGAGCAGCTGCTGCACGACACCATCTTCCGCCTGCCCGGCGTGACGCATGTGCGCTCGTCCATCGTGTTGCGCGAGATCAAGGCCGAGGTGGCGCTGCCGGTGGAGCCGGCGGGGCAGGCCAAGCCAAGCGCCAGGCCGCGGCGCGCAAAGCGCTGA
- a CDS encoding SDR family oxidoreductase: MQTLQGKVALITGASSGIGHATALLLARHGAAVVLGARRLAPLQALADRIKSSGGRASALAGDVRDDGYSQALVRQAQQVYGGLDIAFNNAGTLGPMGPTPEVPPDEWRSALDTNLTSAFLGARHQLPALVARGGGSLIFTSTFVGHTAGFAGVAAYAASKSGLIGLVQALAVEAGPAKVRVNALLPGGTDTPMAREMNGSPEQLAAVARLHALGRIATPDEIAQAVLFLASDASSFVTGSAMRVDGGVSIHRG; this comes from the coding sequence ATGCAGACCCTCCAAGGCAAGGTGGCCCTCATCACCGGCGCCAGTTCCGGCATCGGCCATGCCACCGCGCTTTTGCTCGCCCGGCACGGCGCCGCCGTGGTGCTGGGCGCCCGCCGGCTGGCGCCGCTGCAGGCACTGGCCGACCGCATCAAAAGCAGCGGCGGCCGGGCCAGCGCGCTGGCCGGCGACGTGCGCGACGACGGGTATTCGCAAGCATTGGTGCGGCAGGCGCAGCAGGTCTACGGCGGCCTGGACATCGCCTTCAACAATGCCGGCACCCTGGGGCCGATGGGCCCGACGCCCGAGGTGCCGCCCGATGAATGGCGCAGTGCGCTCGACACCAACCTCACCAGCGCCTTCCTGGGTGCGCGCCACCAGTTGCCCGCGCTGGTCGCGCGCGGCGGCGGCTCACTGATCTTCACCTCCACCTTCGTCGGCCACACCGCGGGCTTTGCCGGCGTGGCGGCTTATGCCGCCAGCAAGTCGGGCCTGATCGGCCTGGTGCAGGCGCTGGCGGTGGAAGCCGGCCCCGCGAAGGTGCGCGTGAATGCGCTGCTGCCCGGCGGTACCGACACGCCCATGGCGCGCGAGATGAACGGCAGCCCCGAGCAACTGGCCGCGGTGGCGCGGTTGCATGCGCTGGGCCGCATCGCCACGCCGGACGAGATCGCGCAGGCGGTGCTGTTCCTGGCCAGCGATGCGTCGTCCTTCGTCACCGGCAGCGCGATGCGGGTGGATGGGGGCGTGTCCATCCACCGCGGCTGA